From a single Hymenobacter sp. YIM 151500-1 genomic region:
- the uvsE gene encoding UV DNA damage repair endonuclease UvsE: MRIGYPCVNESLDCTSTSTFRLASYSDERVEQAVANNLACLQRILEYNVEHGLLFFRIGSGIVPFGSHPINTYPWQTRFAAEFRAIGDYIKAHDMRVSFHPDQFVVLNSPNPDIVQRSIEELVYQGSMLDLMGLDSTAKLQIHLGGLYGDRDAAIERFISVWHTLPEAVQVRLVVENDDRLFSLQDCLRLHAATGTPILFDNFHHECLNNGEPMPEALRLAAATWHPTRDGVMMMDYSSQSPGERRGKHVASIEEDLFRSFLQDLGDLDADIMLEIKDKEVSAHKACGIMRELALLPPARPGYAPPTPKEVLAATEGPAPKKPRRKTAKVAEASAATQPADEAAAS; the protein is encoded by the coding sequence ATGCGAATTGGATATCCTTGTGTGAATGAATCGTTGGACTGCACGTCCACGAGTACCTTTCGGCTGGCTTCTTACTCCGACGAGCGGGTGGAGCAGGCCGTGGCCAATAACCTGGCTTGCTTGCAGCGCATTCTGGAGTATAATGTGGAGCACGGGCTGCTGTTCTTCCGGATTGGGTCGGGCATTGTGCCGTTTGGCTCCCACCCTATCAACACCTACCCCTGGCAAACCCGCTTTGCGGCCGAGTTCCGGGCCATTGGCGACTATATCAAAGCCCACGACATGCGCGTGTCGTTCCACCCCGATCAGTTCGTGGTGCTCAACTCGCCCAACCCCGACATTGTGCAGCGCAGCATCGAGGAGTTGGTGTACCAGGGCTCCATGCTGGATTTGATGGGCCTCGACAGCACTGCCAAGCTGCAAATTCACCTGGGCGGCCTCTACGGCGACCGGGACGCGGCCATTGAGCGGTTTATCAGCGTGTGGCACACCTTGCCGGAGGCCGTGCAGGTGCGGCTGGTGGTCGAAAATGACGACCGGCTGTTTAGCCTCCAGGACTGCCTACGCCTGCACGCGGCCACGGGCACGCCCATCTTGTTCGACAATTTCCACCACGAATGCCTGAACAACGGAGAGCCTATGCCCGAGGCTTTGCGCCTAGCCGCCGCCACCTGGCACCCCACCCGCGACGGCGTGATGATGATGGACTACAGCTCCCAGTCGCCGGGTGAGCGTCGGGGCAAGCATGTGGCTTCGATTGAGGAAGACCTGTTTCGCAGCTTTTTGCAAGATCTGGGCGACCTGGACGCTGACATCATGCTTGAAATCAAGGACAAGGAAGTTAGCGCCCATAAGGCTTGCGGCATCATGCGGGAGCTGGCTCTCCTGCCGCCCGCTCGCCCTGGCTACGCGCCGCCCACGCCCAAAGAAGTGCTGGCTGCTACTGAGGGTCCGGCCCCCAAAAAGCCGCGCCGCAAAACTGCCAAAGTCGCAGAAGCTTCCGCTGCCACCCAACCCGCCGACGAAGCCGCTGCCTCCTAA
- a CDS encoding sensor histidine kinase — protein MKKILLVDDSEHDRALYRRYLSKHTGFERLEISEASSGAEACAQFAVLRPDCVLLDYNLPDTDGLHLLAELLKLAPPDSLCAVMITGAGSEVLAVRALNSGALDYLVKQQFDHELLFKTVWHAIEKNEWRQYVASYHEKLRGVNQQLRDSLEKLTEARQEVDHKNNQLTAANAELARTNAQLARTNLDLDNFVYAASHDLKQPVNNLQGLFEELRRTAIIHDPDAAYVFGLVDTSLRDLSTTINDLAAVVAADRSVNGPAPEPVLLADLVAEILAVLGPQVEATQAQVRTDFTALPELTYVRIHLRTILLNLLGNALKYRHPDRPPHVQLRACCEAGRPVLEVQDNGLGIDLDRHGAELFQLFRRFHTQAASGTGVGLFLVNRLVEAHGGHIDVTSELGTGTIFRLYLG, from the coding sequence GTGAAAAAGATACTACTCGTTGACGACAGCGAGCATGACCGGGCGTTGTACCGGCGTTATCTAAGCAAACACACCGGATTTGAGCGCCTCGAAATCAGCGAAGCCAGCTCGGGCGCCGAGGCTTGCGCGCAGTTTGCGGTGTTGCGCCCCGACTGCGTGCTGCTCGACTACAACCTGCCCGACACGGACGGCCTGCACCTGCTGGCCGAGCTGCTCAAGCTGGCCCCCCCTGACAGCCTGTGCGCCGTCATGATTACGGGGGCGGGCAGTGAGGTGCTGGCCGTGCGGGCCCTCAACAGCGGGGCCCTGGACTACCTGGTAAAGCAGCAGTTCGACCACGAGCTGCTGTTTAAAACCGTGTGGCACGCCATCGAAAAAAACGAGTGGCGGCAGTACGTCGCGTCTTACCACGAAAAGCTGCGGGGTGTAAACCAGCAGCTGCGCGACTCGCTGGAGAAGCTGACGGAAGCGCGCCAGGAAGTCGACCACAAAAACAACCAGCTTACGGCGGCCAACGCCGAGCTGGCCCGCACCAACGCCCAGCTGGCGCGCACCAACCTCGACCTGGACAACTTTGTGTACGCGGCCTCGCACGACCTGAAGCAGCCGGTTAACAACCTGCAAGGCTTGTTTGAGGAATTGCGCCGCACCGCCATTATCCACGACCCGGATGCTGCCTACGTGTTTGGGCTGGTCGACACGTCGTTGCGGGACCTGAGCACCACCATCAACGACCTGGCGGCCGTGGTGGCAGCCGACCGGTCCGTGAACGGCCCTGCTCCCGAGCCGGTGCTGCTGGCCGACCTGGTGGCCGAAATACTGGCGGTGCTGGGGCCGCAGGTAGAAGCCACGCAGGCGCAGGTGCGCACTGACTTCACGGCCCTGCCCGAACTCACGTACGTGCGCATACACTTGCGCACCATCCTGCTCAATCTGCTCGGCAACGCCTTGAAGTACCGGCACCCGGACCGCCCGCCGCACGTGCAGCTGCGGGCCTGCTGCGAAGCGGGGCGCCCCGTACTGGAGGTGCAGGACAACGGCCTGGGCATCGACCTGGACCGGCACGGCGCCGAGCTGTTTCAGCTGTTTCGCCGCTTCCATACCCAGGCTGCCTCGGGCACCGGGGTGGGGTTGTTTCTGGTGAACCGTCTGGTAGAGGCCCACGGCGGCCACATCGACGTAACCAGCGAATTGGGAACGGGCACCATTTTCCGGCTTTACTTGGGCTAG
- a CDS encoding carboxypeptidase-like regulatory domain-containing protein, which yields MTRFLVQIRNALGPRWRGGLLLALLLWAGGAAAQVRVTGSVSEAATRRPVPGASVVVQRTGRGVVASPEGEFDVTAASTDTLLFRAVGFKAQRLPLGGTGLSQLIVQIRLQPDTVRLSEVRVQEGRPDRATINRALRNIKRPSTAPASAAKRPPAPKPLFPVDSTAPKAPTPTLQSPVSLLYDQFSREGKERRKMEEIRAQEAAEKARQARQRYNKNFKDNRGYE from the coding sequence ATGACACGGTTTCTGGTACAGATACGCAACGCCTTGGGGCCGCGGTGGCGCGGCGGGCTGCTGCTAGCCTTGCTGCTATGGGCAGGCGGAGCAGCAGCGCAAGTGCGCGTTACGGGCTCGGTGTCGGAAGCGGCGACGCGCCGGCCGGTGCCGGGGGCCTCGGTGGTGGTGCAGCGCACGGGCCGCGGCGTGGTGGCCTCGCCGGAAGGCGAGTTCGACGTGACGGCCGCCTCTACCGACACGCTGCTGTTTCGGGCCGTGGGCTTCAAGGCGCAGCGCCTGCCGCTGGGCGGCACCGGTCTTTCCCAGCTTATCGTGCAGATTCGCCTGCAGCCTGACACCGTGCGCCTAAGCGAAGTGCGGGTGCAGGAGGGCCGCCCCGACCGTGCCACTATCAACCGGGCCTTGCGCAACATCAAGCGCCCCAGCACCGCCCCGGCCAGCGCCGCCAAGCGCCCCCCGGCCCCCAAACCTCTGTTCCCCGTCGACTCAACGGCGCCCAAGGCTCCCACGCCTACCCTGCAAAGCCCTGTGAGCCTGCTCTACGACCAGTTCTCGCGCGAAGGCAAAGAGCGCCGCAAGATGGAGGAAATCCGCGCCCAGGAAGCCGCCGAAAAAGCCCGCCAGGCCCGCCAGCGCTACAACAAGAACTTCAAGGACAACCGCGGGTATGAGTGA
- a CDS encoding response regulator: MTTHPLKPILVVEDSIEDFTALGRAFRKHALQNPVLRCENGDQALQYLQGHGKAVGWPSVLPALVLLDLNMPGTDGRMVLEALKNDPELLSIPVIIFSTSSSEQDIQDCYQLGANSYLTKPLEYAALEEKIRLAIQYWLETSELPKVN; this comes from the coding sequence ATGACAACCCATCCGCTCAAACCAATATTGGTGGTAGAAGACAGTATAGAAGATTTCACGGCCCTGGGCCGGGCCTTCCGCAAGCATGCGCTGCAAAACCCCGTGCTGCGCTGCGAAAACGGCGACCAGGCCCTGCAGTACCTGCAAGGGCACGGCAAAGCCGTGGGGTGGCCTTCGGTCTTGCCGGCGCTGGTGCTGCTCGACCTCAACATGCCCGGCACCGATGGCCGCATGGTGCTGGAGGCACTCAAAAACGACCCGGAGCTGCTGTCTATTCCGGTTATTATCTTCAGCACTTCCTCCAGCGAGCAGGACATTCAGGATTGCTACCAACTGGGCGCGAACAGCTACCTCACCAAGCCCCTGGAATATGCCGCCCTGGAAGAGAAAATCCGGCTTGCCATTCAGTACTGGCTGGAGACTTCCGAACTACCCAAGGTGAATTAG